In a single window of the Peromyscus maniculatus bairdii isolate BWxNUB_F1_BW_parent chromosome 16, HU_Pman_BW_mat_3.1, whole genome shotgun sequence genome:
- the Cldn20 gene encoding claudin-20, translating into MASAGVQLLAFVLALSGVSGVLTATLLPTWKVTAALGSSIVTAIVQVHGLWMDCTWYSTGMFSCSLKYSILSLPIHVQTARATMVLACVLSALGICTSVVGMKCTHLGGDTHTKSQIAFAGGICFMTAGISGLIPTVWYTKEIVENFLDLTVPKSSKYEPGGAVYIGFISAMLLLISGVIFCISYVKKNPKPWIYPPKQEHTSTWQPEKRLAYNLKNYV; encoded by the coding sequence ATGGCCTCGGCGGGTGTCCAGCTCCTCGCTTTCGTCCTGGCCTTGTCTGGGGTCTCGGGGGTCCTCACCGCCACTTTGCTGCCCACCTGGAAGGTTACTGCAGCTCTGGGCTCCAGCATTGTGACTGCCATTGTACAGGTGCACGGGCTGTGGATGGACTGCACGTGGTACAGCACTGGGATGTTCAGTTGCTCTCTGAAATACTCCATCCTGTCTCTACCCATCCACGTGCAGACCGCCAGGGCCACCATGGTCCTGGCCTGCGTTCTGTCGGCTCTGGGGATTTGCACTTCGGTAGTAGGAATGAAATGCACTCACTTAGGAGGGGACACACACACCAAGAGTCAAATTGCTTTTGCTGGAGGAATCTGCTTCATGACTGCAGGGATCTCTGGCTTAATCCCAACAGTGTGGTATACCAAGGAGATCGTAGAAAACTTTCTAGATCTGACTGTTCCGAAAAGCAGCAAGTATGAACCTGGAGGAGCCGTCTACATTGGGTTCATTTCGGCGATGCTACTACTTATCTCTGGTGTTATTTTCTGCATTTCTTATGTAAAAAAGAACCCGAAACCATGGATCTACCCTCCCAAGCAGGAACATACCTCTacctggcagccagagaagaggTTAGCTTACAACCTGAAGAATTACGTGTAA